The following proteins are encoded in a genomic region of Ammospiza caudacuta isolate bAmmCau1 chromosome 3, bAmmCau1.pri, whole genome shotgun sequence:
- the BEND6 gene encoding BEN domain-containing protein 6 isoform X3 has product MMQKILRADEITKIQVLGKGKRKRIEMIFSESEDSDLDKEKGKMVKHIKRKKSLQASAPANILSQLETSLINKQREPYSRSNFLYSESSSDDEEPLFQLSKVELCAKIKSLKRKLTDTMRENCRLRQSLVMLQVLPQAVTHFEELVGMAEALLKGGVTSSTSSLHPHAVWKASHNPLADSYAAMHSNSSSPITLNVEDEEQQTEKQFKIEKWQIALCNKSKPQKFINDLMQALYTHEYMATHSLTGAKSSSSKDKAAKPAMNQNEVQEIIGITKQLFPNTDDALIRRMMGQKLNNCTKKPILSKDLNSGAFQKHSFCGSTAAPQGIISSAAPPCTQDQQDDDSPAADAQLQQSDSCLTPPPPAPEGQQECPKPTSSKVESQLASSSPAPSPSQGCGQNLRNSDQE; this is encoded by the exons ATGATGCAAAAGATATTACGAGCAGATGAAATTACAAAAATACAAGTCCTTGGAAAAGGCAAGAGGAAGAGGATAGAAATGATATTCTCAGAAAGTGAGGACAGTGACCTGGATAAAGAAAAG GGGAAGATGGTGAAAcatataaaaagaaagaaatcattGCAGGCATCTGCTCCTGCCAACATCCTGAGTCAACTTGAAACATCTTTAATTAACAAACAG agagaACCATATTCAAGAAGCAACTTTCTATATAGTGAAAGTAGCAGTGATGATGAAGAGCCTTTATTTCAACTCTCCAAGGTAGAACTATGTGCCAAAATTAAAAGTCTCAAGAGGAAGCTGACAGATACCATGAGAGAAAACTGCCGCCTAAGGCAGTCCCTGGTGATGCTTCAAG TGTTGCCACAGGCAGTCACTCACTTTGAGGAGCTGGTAGGGATGGCTGAAGCGCTGCTCAAAGGGGGAGTGACATCATCCACGTCCAGTCTGCATCCCCATGCTGTTTGGAAGGCATCTCACAATCCATTAGCAGACTCCTATGCAGCTATGCATAGTAACTCCAGCTCACCAATCACTCTGAATGTGGAAGATGAGGAGCAACAGACTGAAAAACAG ttcaAGATCGAAAAGTGGCAGATTGCACTTTGTAACAAGAGCAAACCTCAAAAATTTATAAATGACTTGATGCAAGCACTTTATACACATGAATACATGGCTACACACAGCCTGACAGGTGCAAAGTCCTCCTCTTCAAAggacaaagcagcaaaaccagctATGAATCAGAATGAAGTTCAGGAAATCATAG GAATCACAAAACAGTTGTTTCCAAACACAGATGATGCTTTAATTAGGCGAATGATGGGACAAAAACTGAACAATTGCACCAAGAAGCCAATTTTAAGCAAAGACCTTAACTCAGGTGCTTTTCAGAAACATAGTTTTTG TGGTTCaacagctgctcctcagggcatCATCTCTTCGGCTGCTCCTCCTTGCACACAAGACCAGCAGGATGATGATTCACCAGCTGCTGATGCACAACTTCAGCAAAGTGACAGCTGCCTGACTCCTCCACCTCCCGCCCCAGAAGGTCAGCAGGAGTGTCCCAAACCCACTTCTTCTAAGGTGGAGTCTCAACTCGCCAGCAGCTCACCAGCGCCCTCTCCCAGCCAGGGTTGTGGACAGAATCTCAGGAATTCAGACCAGGAATAA
- the BEND6 gene encoding BEN domain-containing protein 6 isoform X1 yields MKKFTLFDFVNDNSLQIGETSWIQDLPCDDNELERLLKPNEHVLVNWPVGERKTEKHLVKVVYMSDDPQELVEMMQKILRADEITKIQVLGKGKRKRIEMIFSESEDSDLDKEKGKMVKHIKRKKSLQASAPANILSQLETSLINKQREPYSRSNFLYSESSSDDEEPLFQLSKVELCAKIKSLKRKLTDTMRENCRLRQSLVMLQVLPQAVTHFEELVGMAEALLKGGVTSSTSSLHPHAVWKASHNPLADSYAAMHSNSSSPITLNVEDEEQQTEKQFKIEKWQIALCNKSKPQKFINDLMQALYTHEYMATHSLTGAKSSSSKDKAAKPAMNQNEVQEIIGITKQLFPNTDDALIRRMMGQKLNNCTKKPILSKDLNSGAFQKHSFCGSTAAPQGIISSAAPPCTQDQQDDDSPAADAQLQQSDSCLTPPPPAPEGQQECPKPTSSKVESQLASSSPAPSPSQGCGQNLRNSDQE; encoded by the exons ATGAAAAAATTCACACTGTTTGATTTTGTAAATGATAATTCACTGCAAATTGGAGAGACTTCATGGATCCAGGACCTTCCCTGTGATGACAATGAACTAGAAAGGCTTCTGAAACCTAATGAGCACGTACTAGTAAACTGGCCTGTGGgagaaagaaagacagaaaagcacCTGGTGAAAGTTGTGTACATGAGTG ATGACCCCCAAGAGCTGGTGGAAATGATGCAAAAGATATTACGAGCAGATGAAATTACAAAAATACAAGTCCTTGGAAAAGGCAAGAGGAAGAGGATAGAAATGATATTCTCAGAAAGTGAGGACAGTGACCTGGATAAAGAAAAG GGGAAGATGGTGAAAcatataaaaagaaagaaatcattGCAGGCATCTGCTCCTGCCAACATCCTGAGTCAACTTGAAACATCTTTAATTAACAAACAG agagaACCATATTCAAGAAGCAACTTTCTATATAGTGAAAGTAGCAGTGATGATGAAGAGCCTTTATTTCAACTCTCCAAGGTAGAACTATGTGCCAAAATTAAAAGTCTCAAGAGGAAGCTGACAGATACCATGAGAGAAAACTGCCGCCTAAGGCAGTCCCTGGTGATGCTTCAAG TGTTGCCACAGGCAGTCACTCACTTTGAGGAGCTGGTAGGGATGGCTGAAGCGCTGCTCAAAGGGGGAGTGACATCATCCACGTCCAGTCTGCATCCCCATGCTGTTTGGAAGGCATCTCACAATCCATTAGCAGACTCCTATGCAGCTATGCATAGTAACTCCAGCTCACCAATCACTCTGAATGTGGAAGATGAGGAGCAACAGACTGAAAAACAG ttcaAGATCGAAAAGTGGCAGATTGCACTTTGTAACAAGAGCAAACCTCAAAAATTTATAAATGACTTGATGCAAGCACTTTATACACATGAATACATGGCTACACACAGCCTGACAGGTGCAAAGTCCTCCTCTTCAAAggacaaagcagcaaaaccagctATGAATCAGAATGAAGTTCAGGAAATCATAG GAATCACAAAACAGTTGTTTCCAAACACAGATGATGCTTTAATTAGGCGAATGATGGGACAAAAACTGAACAATTGCACCAAGAAGCCAATTTTAAGCAAAGACCTTAACTCAGGTGCTTTTCAGAAACATAGTTTTTG TGGTTCaacagctgctcctcagggcatCATCTCTTCGGCTGCTCCTCCTTGCACACAAGACCAGCAGGATGATGATTCACCAGCTGCTGATGCACAACTTCAGCAAAGTGACAGCTGCCTGACTCCTCCACCTCCCGCCCCAGAAGGTCAGCAGGAGTGTCCCAAACCCACTTCTTCTAAGGTGGAGTCTCAACTCGCCAGCAGCTCACCAGCGCCCTCTCCCAGCCAGGGTTGTGGACAGAATCTCAGGAATTCAGACCAGGAATAA
- the BEND6 gene encoding BEN domain-containing protein 6 isoform X2, with protein sequence MKKFTLFDFVNDNSLQIGETSWIQDLPCDDNELERLLKPNEHVLVNWPVGERKTEKHLVKVVYMSDDPQELVEMMQKILRADEITKIQVLGKGKRKRIEMIFSESEDSDLDKEKREPYSRSNFLYSESSSDDEEPLFQLSKVELCAKIKSLKRKLTDTMRENCRLRQSLVMLQVLPQAVTHFEELVGMAEALLKGGVTSSTSSLHPHAVWKASHNPLADSYAAMHSNSSSPITLNVEDEEQQTEKQFKIEKWQIALCNKSKPQKFINDLMQALYTHEYMATHSLTGAKSSSSKDKAAKPAMNQNEVQEIIGITKQLFPNTDDALIRRMMGQKLNNCTKKPILSKDLNSGAFQKHSFCGSTAAPQGIISSAAPPCTQDQQDDDSPAADAQLQQSDSCLTPPPPAPEGQQECPKPTSSKVESQLASSSPAPSPSQGCGQNLRNSDQE encoded by the exons ATGAAAAAATTCACACTGTTTGATTTTGTAAATGATAATTCACTGCAAATTGGAGAGACTTCATGGATCCAGGACCTTCCCTGTGATGACAATGAACTAGAAAGGCTTCTGAAACCTAATGAGCACGTACTAGTAAACTGGCCTGTGGgagaaagaaagacagaaaagcacCTGGTGAAAGTTGTGTACATGAGTG ATGACCCCCAAGAGCTGGTGGAAATGATGCAAAAGATATTACGAGCAGATGAAATTACAAAAATACAAGTCCTTGGAAAAGGCAAGAGGAAGAGGATAGAAATGATATTCTCAGAAAGTGAGGACAGTGACCTGGATAAAGAAAAG agagaACCATATTCAAGAAGCAACTTTCTATATAGTGAAAGTAGCAGTGATGATGAAGAGCCTTTATTTCAACTCTCCAAGGTAGAACTATGTGCCAAAATTAAAAGTCTCAAGAGGAAGCTGACAGATACCATGAGAGAAAACTGCCGCCTAAGGCAGTCCCTGGTGATGCTTCAAG TGTTGCCACAGGCAGTCACTCACTTTGAGGAGCTGGTAGGGATGGCTGAAGCGCTGCTCAAAGGGGGAGTGACATCATCCACGTCCAGTCTGCATCCCCATGCTGTTTGGAAGGCATCTCACAATCCATTAGCAGACTCCTATGCAGCTATGCATAGTAACTCCAGCTCACCAATCACTCTGAATGTGGAAGATGAGGAGCAACAGACTGAAAAACAG ttcaAGATCGAAAAGTGGCAGATTGCACTTTGTAACAAGAGCAAACCTCAAAAATTTATAAATGACTTGATGCAAGCACTTTATACACATGAATACATGGCTACACACAGCCTGACAGGTGCAAAGTCCTCCTCTTCAAAggacaaagcagcaaaaccagctATGAATCAGAATGAAGTTCAGGAAATCATAG GAATCACAAAACAGTTGTTTCCAAACACAGATGATGCTTTAATTAGGCGAATGATGGGACAAAAACTGAACAATTGCACCAAGAAGCCAATTTTAAGCAAAGACCTTAACTCAGGTGCTTTTCAGAAACATAGTTTTTG TGGTTCaacagctgctcctcagggcatCATCTCTTCGGCTGCTCCTCCTTGCACACAAGACCAGCAGGATGATGATTCACCAGCTGCTGATGCACAACTTCAGCAAAGTGACAGCTGCCTGACTCCTCCACCTCCCGCCCCAGAAGGTCAGCAGGAGTGTCCCAAACCCACTTCTTCTAAGGTGGAGTCTCAACTCGCCAGCAGCTCACCAGCGCCCTCTCCCAGCCAGGGTTGTGGACAGAATCTCAGGAATTCAGACCAGGAATAA